The proteins below are encoded in one region of Shewanella algae:
- a CDS encoding Imm26 family immunity protein, whose protein sequence is MILNSGDVFSIPLFLNDVSAIKNFSRFDFSKEGMEFCFARIIEDRGGSGILMEVFDFCSRLDSQMADIISRPRLFDPVAVAGEGIKKKRWRVIGTTDYDKEKDSNYSEISFLMGPRESRYLWKGGQEYPLKDTELTSVEEYIIWPAVQIERRIVNELNRNGA, encoded by the coding sequence ATGATTTTAAATTCCGGTGATGTTTTCTCGATACCCTTGTTTTTGAATGATGTTAGTGCGATTAAGAATTTTTCACGCTTTGACTTTTCTAAGGAGGGAATGGAGTTTTGTTTCGCTAGGATCATAGAAGACCGAGGCGGAAGTGGAATCCTGATGGAAGTATTTGATTTTTGTTCTAGATTGGATTCTCAAATGGCAGATATTATTAGCCGACCTCGACTTTTTGATCCTGTTGCCGTGGCAGGGGAAGGTATAAAGAAAAAACGGTGGAGGGTTATAGGGACGACTGACTATGATAAAGAAAAAGATTCAAACTACAGTGAAATAAGTTTTTTGATGGGACCAAGAGAGAGTCGGTATCTATGGAAAGGTGGTCAAGAATACCCGCTCAAGGACACTGAATTGACGTCTGTCGAAGAGTATATCATTTGGCCTGCAGTCCAAATCGAGCGAAGAATAGTAAACGAATTGAATAGGAACGGGGCTTAG
- a CDS encoding MBL fold metallo-hydrolase produces the protein MMKITQIRNATQIVDYAGKRFLVDPMLAPKDTYPGFGGTVNSDVRNPMVELPLSIEEIIDVDAVLLTHTHPDHWDETAVNVIPKDKLIFVQHEGDEQILRSQGFTNIQIFSEETDYDGISFTRTACQHGSDAAYENKELGEMLAEVTGVILSHSDEEKLYLAGDTIWTQTVEETMKREQPDVVILNTGWAHVIGYGPIIMGKEDALKTHVVLPQAKIIATHMDAVNHALVTRQELRDYAEINLLTDFVYIPEDGETVIL, from the coding sequence ATGATGAAAATCACTCAAATTCGTAACGCAACCCAAATTGTCGACTATGCCGGGAAGAGATTCCTTGTTGACCCAATGTTGGCACCAAAAGACACTTACCCTGGGTTTGGCGGGACAGTGAACTCTGATGTGCGCAACCCAATGGTTGAGCTGCCACTCTCTATTGAAGAGATTATTGATGTTGATGCTGTGTTGTTGACCCACACTCACCCAGATCACTGGGATGAAACCGCCGTCAATGTTATCCCTAAAGACAAGCTGATTTTTGTGCAACACGAAGGTGATGAGCAAATTCTGCGCTCTCAAGGTTTTACTAATATACAGATTTTCTCTGAAGAGACCGACTACGACGGCATTTCGTTCACTCGTACTGCTTGTCAACATGGCTCTGATGCTGCTTACGAAAATAAGGAGCTGGGAGAAATGCTGGCTGAAGTAACCGGCGTTATACTATCTCATTCAGATGAAGAAAAGCTCTATTTGGCCGGAGATACTATCTGGACACAGACGGTAGAAGAAACAATGAAACGTGAACAGCCAGACGTGGTCATTCTGAATACTGGCTGGGCTCACGTGATTGGCTATGGTCCGATCATCATGGGTAAAGAAGATGCCTTAAAAACACACGTTGTTCTTCCTCAGGCAAAGATTATTGCTACTCATATGGACGCAGTAAATCACGCACTTGTGACGAGACAGGAGCTTCGCGACTATGCTGAAATCAATTTACTGACTGATTTCGTGTATATCCCGGAAGATGGTGAGACTGTCATTCTGTAG
- a CDS encoding GlxA family transcriptional regulator has product MSSRTLSFKTRPPKALSPKAKQHMPNVSVIVFNGFSPFHISVPSIVFGRDTLDEAFFNLQFIAGEEGPILSDIGMEIHTRAKLDSLEKADIIIVPYWRTIDERPNVQLIEALRLAHKRGALIVGLCLGGYVLAYAGLLAGKRAATHWELEQDFTHRFPETSLDNNALYVEDGGVITSAGTAAGIDCCLYVFRKYYSSIIANRIARRMVVPPYRDGGQAQFIEQPIPITTSDSRVNELMERIRNDIGHKYTLDELAESVMMTRRTFTRKFHKATGMAFGEWLASERLNLAQDLLESTDLSIEQIVAKTGFSSVLIFREKFKERYAVTPNRWRKTFHDQN; this is encoded by the coding sequence ATGTCTTCTAGAACTCTATCTTTTAAAACACGGCCTCCCAAAGCTTTATCGCCCAAAGCAAAGCAGCACATGCCTAATGTTTCGGTCATTGTCTTTAATGGATTCAGTCCGTTTCATATTTCTGTCCCAAGCATCGTGTTCGGGCGTGATACTCTGGACGAAGCCTTCTTCAATCTACAGTTTATTGCGGGGGAGGAAGGCCCAATTCTGTCTGACATAGGGATGGAAATTCACACTCGAGCCAAGCTCGACTCGCTAGAGAAGGCAGATATCATTATTGTTCCTTATTGGCGAACGATTGATGAACGGCCAAATGTTCAGCTTATTGAGGCATTACGACTTGCTCATAAGAGAGGCGCGTTAATCGTCGGTTTGTGTCTAGGAGGTTATGTTCTGGCTTATGCTGGATTATTAGCAGGAAAGCGTGCCGCAACTCATTGGGAATTGGAGCAAGATTTCACTCATCGTTTCCCGGAAACGTCGCTCGATAACAATGCCTTATATGTAGAAGATGGTGGAGTTATTACATCCGCTGGCACCGCAGCCGGTATTGATTGTTGTTTGTATGTTTTCCGTAAGTATTACAGCAGCATTATCGCGAACCGTATTGCCAGAAGAATGGTGGTCCCTCCTTATCGAGACGGGGGGCAGGCACAATTTATTGAACAACCTATACCGATAACAACATCTGATTCTCGCGTCAATGAGTTAATGGAGCGAATCAGAAACGATATTGGTCATAAATATACTCTTGATGAACTTGCGGAATCAGTGATGATGACTCGCCGTACCTTTACCCGCAAATTTCATAAGGCTACAGGAATGGCGTTTGGAGAATGGCTAGCTTCTGAACGACTCAATCTGGCTCAGGATTTGCTTGAGTCTACTGATCTATCCATTGAGCAAATCGTGGCTAAAACAGGATTTAGTTCAGTGTTGATCTTCCGTGAAAAATTCAAAGAACGCTATGCGGTTACTCCAAACCGTTGGAGAAAAACGTTTCATGATCAGAATTAA
- a CDS encoding DUF2946 domain-containing protein yields the protein MSSVMQTRRRLALWLAAILVLLSVAFAVHSVSHLNEDTKAHCALCLHQQQLQYAISYSPLDFQVAQQGVISVEFNVISFKTPFRRHFHSRAPPLTA from the coding sequence TTGAGTTCTGTGATGCAAACGAGGCGCAGATTGGCACTATGGCTTGCAGCCATCTTAGTGTTGCTGTCTGTTGCCTTTGCGGTACACAGTGTTTCCCACCTCAATGAAGATACCAAGGCCCACTGTGCCCTGTGTTTGCATCAGCAGCAATTGCAGTATGCCATCTCATACTCGCCGTTAGATTTCCAAGTTGCTCAACAGGGTGTTATCTCGGTTGAGTTTAATGTTATTTCTTTTAAGACGCCATTTAGGCGCCACTTCCATAGCCGCGCGCCGCCGCTAACAGCCTAA
- a CDS encoding TonB-dependent siderophore receptor encodes MMFIFGVKMAVYVSHNRSALVLGVALLALDASVPLVAAEAMQTDTAGLNGDIERLSIHYRQAYRGNVPATELPQAITVLDEQLIKDTGLTRFQDLLDYSASVARQNNGGGLWDSFSLRGFPGNENMPSGYLINGFNGGRGFSGHRDLSNVAYVEILKGPGSALYGRSEPGGTVNIVTKKPQYETQGYLKASVGSFDQYRLEGDFTSGLTDTLAFRINGAWQEHDSFRDYVFSDKKIVTPSLRWQLSDKSSLLYEVEYLKQEQLFDRGVVVLNNDFNTVPRSRYLGEPNDGPTKVDATGHQLTYEYELNEDWSLTAGYNYRDSSLNGYSSDAELAKGRQSLYDDGRTLTRQHRYRDYASEDHSVRAELSGQFDTGSIRHNLLLGMDAYHYRLKTGLYRYRGQKGAYAIDLFEPQYGATQPEVGLLYENRETQDAWGTYIQDQLELTEHWKLHLGIRFDRYSQEIAEQVNASLSDQSDHRVSPKVGLVYQWSEALSVYSSYSEGFLPLSGTDYAGNPFEPEESKSVELGVKFNSTWFELPVNGSLAWFDAQKSNILTSDPVNVGFSATLGEAKSTGIELDVAAELTESLQATLSYAYLNTRTANDSLNLDWGVLIPAGSPLVNVPKHTGSVILKQDLNDLSIDGHIGVSWRYVDSRLGDSADPSFQLPSYQLLGMFFTAWLGENLSLVINVDNLLDEHYIASSYSALWAVPGEPRNIKVSVSYEF; translated from the coding sequence ATGATGTTTATTTTTGGAGTGAAAATGGCTGTTTATGTGAGCCACAATCGCTCGGCATTAGTGCTGGGCGTGGCGTTATTGGCGTTGGATGCGAGTGTTCCCCTAGTGGCCGCCGAGGCTATGCAAACTGATACTGCTGGACTTAATGGCGATATTGAGCGTTTGAGTATTCATTATCGTCAGGCCTACCGCGGCAATGTGCCGGCTACAGAGTTGCCCCAAGCGATTACTGTACTAGATGAGCAACTGATTAAAGATACTGGGCTGACGCGTTTTCAAGACTTATTGGATTACTCCGCCAGTGTCGCTCGGCAAAACAACGGTGGTGGGCTGTGGGATAGTTTTTCGTTACGGGGCTTTCCTGGGAATGAAAATATGCCATCGGGCTATTTAATCAATGGTTTTAATGGTGGCCGGGGCTTTAGCGGTCACAGAGACCTATCGAATGTGGCCTATGTGGAAATCCTCAAAGGACCAGGTTCGGCGCTTTATGGGCGCTCGGAGCCTGGCGGGACTGTGAACATAGTGACTAAAAAGCCGCAGTACGAGACGCAAGGCTATTTAAAAGCGTCCGTGGGGAGTTTTGATCAATATCGTTTGGAAGGGGATTTTACCTCGGGGCTGACCGATACCTTAGCCTTTAGGATCAATGGCGCTTGGCAGGAGCATGACAGTTTTCGCGATTACGTGTTTAGCGATAAAAAGATTGTCACGCCATCGCTACGCTGGCAACTGTCGGATAAGTCATCGCTCCTGTATGAGGTTGAATATCTTAAGCAAGAACAGTTATTTGACCGTGGCGTAGTGGTGCTCAATAACGACTTTAATACCGTGCCCCGTTCGCGGTACTTGGGCGAGCCCAACGATGGGCCAACTAAAGTGGATGCGACTGGGCATCAGCTTACCTATGAGTATGAATTAAATGAGGATTGGTCGCTTACTGCGGGTTACAACTATCGCGATTCGAGTCTGAATGGCTACTCATCGGATGCAGAATTAGCAAAGGGGCGTCAATCCTTATACGACGATGGCCGTACTCTGACGCGGCAGCATCGCTATCGAGATTACGCCTCTGAGGATCATTCTGTGCGGGCCGAACTCAGCGGTCAGTTTGATACTGGCAGCATAAGACACAATCTGCTGCTCGGGATGGATGCCTATCATTACCGACTGAAAACGGGACTCTACCGTTATCGAGGCCAGAAGGGGGCCTATGCCATCGATCTCTTTGAGCCCCAATATGGCGCGACTCAGCCGGAGGTCGGTCTGCTGTATGAAAACCGAGAGACTCAAGATGCCTGGGGCACCTATATACAGGATCAATTGGAGTTAACCGAACACTGGAAACTGCATTTAGGTATAAGGTTTGACCGTTATTCCCAAGAAATCGCAGAGCAGGTGAACGCGAGTCTATCGGATCAAAGCGACCACAGAGTCAGCCCGAAAGTCGGATTAGTTTATCAATGGTCTGAGGCGTTAAGTGTTTACAGCTCTTATTCGGAAGGATTTTTACCGCTTTCTGGCACTGATTATGCGGGTAATCCCTTCGAGCCTGAGGAGAGCAAATCCGTTGAGTTGGGGGTTAAGTTCAACAGCACCTGGTTTGAGTTACCCGTCAATGGCAGTTTAGCTTGGTTTGATGCGCAAAAGAGCAATATCTTGACTTCAGATCCTGTCAATGTGGGCTTTTCGGCGACCCTTGGTGAAGCTAAGAGTACGGGGATTGAATTGGATGTCGCGGCCGAGCTGACAGAGAGCCTACAAGCGACCTTGTCCTATGCTTACCTGAATACACGTACGGCGAACGACAGCCTTAATCTTGATTGGGGTGTGTTAATCCCTGCGGGGAGTCCGCTGGTCAATGTGCCGAAACACACTGGCAGTGTCATTCTCAAGCAGGACTTAAATGATCTTTCTATCGACGGTCATATAGGTGTGAGTTGGCGTTATGTGGACTCACGCTTGGGCGATTCGGCCGATCCGAGTTTTCAATTACCTAGTTATCAGTTACTTGGAATGTTCTTCACTGCTTGGCTTGGCGAAAACTTAAGTCTCGTGATCAATGTCGATAACCTGCTGGATGAGCACTATATTGCCAGTAGTTATTCGGCGCTTTGGGCCGTGCCGGGTGAGCCACGTAACATTAAAGTGAGTGTTAGCTATGAATTCTAA
- a CDS encoding DUF1624 domain-containing protein, with the protein MNSNTTVTPSASPVAPQQQGRQRINSIDMMRGLVMLIMLLDHVRERFFLHMQVSDPMDLSTTNWALFVSRFAAHFCAPVFVFLTGVSAWLYANRGYGEPRSAREFLIKRGLFLIALEVLVINFSWMGNYHTLWLQVIWVIGLSMLALAALINLPRLWMVLLGLLIVFGHNLLSPIHFTTDDWGYSLWTILHDRGYLIAEGELKLKISYPALPWIGVILLGYVAGPVFGRGVEAWQRQQKLILLGLGCVVLFGLLRGLNIYGETLPWQFGDTLGQTLMSVFNLTKYPPSLSFLLVTLGGMFYGLVVFERYFAAGSVLGRMGQRLAVFGSVPMFFYILHLYVLLLLYSLAKWLFGANHGELFGVAHMGWVWLISLVLIPLLYYPVRWFSRYKGQSQQAWLKYL; encoded by the coding sequence ATGAATTCTAATACCACAGTGACACCCTCCGCTTCGCCTGTGGCGCCTCAGCAGCAAGGGCGTCAGCGTATCAATAGCATCGACATGATGCGCGGTTTAGTGATGTTGATTATGTTGCTCGACCATGTGCGGGAGCGGTTTTTCCTGCATATGCAGGTGAGCGACCCAATGGATTTAAGCACAACAAACTGGGCGCTGTTTGTCAGCCGTTTTGCGGCGCACTTTTGTGCGCCGGTCTTCGTCTTTTTAACAGGGGTATCGGCCTGGCTTTACGCCAATCGTGGCTATGGTGAGCCGCGCTCTGCGCGCGAGTTTTTAATCAAGCGCGGACTCTTCTTAATAGCCCTCGAAGTGCTGGTGATTAATTTCTCTTGGATGGGCAATTATCACACCCTGTGGCTGCAGGTGATTTGGGTGATAGGACTTAGCATGTTGGCCCTAGCGGCATTAATCAATCTCCCAAGGTTGTGGATGGTATTATTGGGGCTATTGATTGTCTTTGGCCATAACCTATTGTCGCCTATTCATTTTACGACAGATGATTGGGGCTATAGTCTGTGGACGATACTGCATGACCGAGGTTATTTGATTGCCGAGGGCGAGCTAAAGCTGAAGATAAGTTACCCAGCCTTACCTTGGATTGGTGTGATTTTATTGGGCTATGTGGCTGGCCCCGTCTTTGGCCGAGGGGTAGAAGCGTGGCAGCGTCAGCAAAAATTAATACTGCTAGGGCTTGGCTGTGTAGTGCTGTTTGGGTTGTTGCGTGGGTTAAATATCTACGGCGAGACGCTGCCTTGGCAGTTTGGCGATACTCTAGGCCAAACCTTAATGTCGGTATTTAATCTAACTAAGTATCCGCCATCACTTAGTTTTTTGTTGGTGACCTTGGGCGGGATGTTCTACGGCTTAGTGGTGTTTGAGCGCTATTTTGCCGCAGGCAGCGTATTAGGTAGGATGGGGCAGAGGTTAGCTGTGTTTGGCTCAGTGCCTATGTTCTTCTATATCTTGCATTTATATGTGTTGCTGTTGCTGTATTCGCTGGCTAAATGGTTATTTGGCGCAAACCATGGTGAGCTTTTTGGTGTGGCGCATATGGGGTGGGTGTGGCTGATAAGCTTAGTCTTGATCCCCTTGCTCTATTACCCAGTACGCTGGTTTAGCCGTTATAAAGGGCAAAGTCAGCAGGCTTGGCTTAAATATCTCTAA
- a CDS encoding integrase domain-containing protein, which yields MATSTTRLTNTQIKNQKPGPKDIVLSDGGGLQLRVRTNGSKLWNFNYYHPITKKRVNIGIGPYPEIGLAKARELVLEYRQLVATGVDPKEKREQESLKNKQETMYTLRNVAAEWLEIKKHEVTEDHATKTWRSLERHVFPEFGNYPLTKITAPNVIKLFRPIEASGSLETIKRLSQRLNEIMNHGVNSGYIVANPLVKIHTAFKKPKKENMATLAPSELPELMRSLSQASIKRVTRCLIEWQLHTMTRPSEAAMARWDELDLEKLIWTIPAEKMKKRRVHVIPLTQQMLGILEAIKPISGHREFIFPSDRDPKTHCNTQTANMALKRMGYGGRLVSHGLRSLASTILNEEGFESDLIESALSHVDANSVRAAYNRSDFLERRRPMMNWWSEYIETAADGNLSVASKR from the coding sequence ATGGCCACCAGCACAACGCGTCTCACCAACACCCAAATCAAGAATCAAAAGCCAGGCCCTAAGGACATTGTCTTATCTGATGGTGGAGGGTTACAACTACGAGTCAGAACTAACGGCTCTAAGCTTTGGAACTTCAACTATTATCATCCCATCACCAAAAAGCGGGTTAATATAGGTATTGGTCCCTACCCTGAAATTGGTCTAGCGAAAGCGCGCGAGTTAGTTTTGGAATACCGACAACTAGTAGCAACAGGTGTAGACCCGAAAGAAAAACGCGAACAAGAATCACTCAAAAACAAACAAGAAACTATGTACACGCTGAGGAATGTTGCAGCTGAATGGTTAGAGATTAAAAAGCACGAAGTAACAGAAGATCATGCCACTAAAACTTGGCGCTCATTAGAGAGACATGTTTTCCCTGAATTTGGTAACTACCCACTCACTAAAATCACCGCTCCAAACGTCATAAAGCTATTTCGACCAATAGAAGCTTCAGGCAGTTTAGAGACCATTAAACGCCTGAGTCAGCGGCTAAATGAAATTATGAACCATGGTGTCAACTCCGGTTACATCGTAGCGAATCCGTTAGTAAAAATTCATACTGCATTTAAGAAGCCCAAAAAAGAGAACATGGCTACCCTAGCCCCATCAGAGCTCCCCGAACTCATGCGCTCGCTTTCCCAAGCTTCCATTAAACGTGTAACACGCTGTCTTATAGAGTGGCAGTTACACACTATGACACGTCCCTCTGAAGCCGCCATGGCACGCTGGGATGAATTAGATTTGGAGAAGCTAATTTGGACAATACCTGCAGAGAAGATGAAAAAGCGTCGAGTGCACGTTATTCCGCTTACCCAACAGATGCTCGGCATACTCGAAGCCATCAAGCCAATAAGTGGCCACAGAGAATTTATATTTCCATCAGATAGAGATCCAAAAACTCACTGCAATACGCAGACAGCTAATATGGCCTTAAAACGTATGGGATATGGTGGAAGACTTGTTAGCCATGGTCTTCGCTCCTTAGCAAGCACCATTCTCAATGAAGAAGGGTTTGAATCTGACCTTATCGAATCAGCGTTATCACATGTCGATGCCAATTCAGTACGGGCGGCATATAACCGCTCCGACTTCCTGGAGCGGCGACGTCCTATGATGAACTGGTGGAGTGAGTACATTGAGACAGCTGCTGATGGAAATTTATCCGTCGCATCAAAACGATGA